GCAGAGGTCACACCCCCAGTTGGGAGAAACAGGCCCACCTGATAACATCAATATCAGTATAAGTGAACAATATATTTTGAGTAGTTTCAGCGCTTAACCTGACTGCCAGGTGAAGAACAGAAGCCGTCGTCCATGCCCTCTTCAAGGCCACCAAATTTAAGTGACAGAAACAACACATTTACCTCGCACAACACAGGAGTTGTTGGGCAATAGCTGCCTCGATTGGTTAGTAATTTGTATTATTGTGTAACTTTGGTTAATTTAGATTGACTAAAGTCACCCAATAACAGAGACTGACCGACAGTTACTATATAAAGatgtatattatattatatgtaGTCTATGCCAGCATAGACTAGTCTGGTGGCTTTAAAGAGAGAAAAGATAACAGCTTCAGTTACCTGTAAAAAAGGGCAGTCGTCGGAAAGGTAAAGGGGTACAAAATATTCTATATGATTATTTTAGTTGACTTAAATATGTTTTGATACTGGCACAACAGTTGGCTAAATTGCTTACATGTTTGCTACTCTGTGCCGACCCCATCTACTGTAGCTAATACACTCTGTGTGAATTATTCAATCGTACAACCCTACGTCCAACAATCAAAACTATCACCTTGAACCTTTTTTATATGTGGAATTTTTTGAAACAGCTCCATAAATCAAAAATGTCATTCTGTCTATGGAGCAAACATGTGAATCCATCTTGGCTCATCAATAAGTGTCCTAGTGTCCTTCACAGATCCGTCTCTACAAAGGACGACCCTCTTCGTATATAATATCGCCTCACTTCCCTCCCGTCCTCACCCCCACAGCCCTCAGGCCTATGCACGATGAGCACAGGGAAGAAGCGGGCGTCCCTATAGGTGGGCGGACTGTCGCTGAGGGCCAGCTGGCTAGAGTCAGACCTGCAGCACGGCTCCTCCACGCAGCAGGTGTCCGTCAGGTTGCTGCTGCGGCTCCCCCACAGAGCCACGGTGCGGTGGGAGCCGTACATGCGGCAGAGAGAGAAGCGGGAGGTGTCCGAGGAGAGGTGGGAGTGTAGCAGCGCTCCCCGGCAGGAGAAGATGGAGGAGCAGCTGGAGCTGGTGACGAacctcctccttcctcctccaTCACCTCCTTCAGTCGGCTCCCTGCATTGCTCGCAGTCCTCCTGGCTTTGCAGGGTGCCGTAACTCTGAGTAGTCTGGCTGCCCTCGAGGAGGAAGCAGTTTGAGGAGGAGTTGCATTCAGTGTCTGGTAAGGAGTTAGAGTCGGCTGTGCTCATGTTTATCAGTATAGCCTCAGAGTAGCTAGGGATCACCTGGCGGTTACAGCGTATGTGCCACTCCATCTCAGTGCTGTCCAGTGTGTCTACTCTGGGAATAACACACCCAGTATTAGGCCTGTCTTCATCGAGAGGAGACGGGCTGTACTCTAACCCGAATAGTTTCTCTATGCGGTAGTGCACATAGGCAGTGCGGTACTCTATCAGCACTCTCAGAGGCCACGACAGCATGAGCAGAGCTGCCAGCCAGAAGGCGACCTGCGAGCTGTACCAAGGCAACCGGTCAGGGTCCACATAGGCTATCAGGTTTTCTCTGAAGTCCACGTTCTTCAGCTGCATGCCCTCCCTGGCTTCCATGTAATCGTCCAAACCCTCGATTTCAGAGAAGAACCTGGCTCTCTGGTTGAGGTAATCATTTTCTGGCCCGGCCTCTGTGAAGCTGAAACATTTAGTGAAGCGCAGGCGAGTCGCCGGAAGTCCCTCCAAGCCCATGAGGTCACATGACACATCTTTCATCCCGCAGCGGCCAAAGTCAAACTCCCCCTCGGCCACATGCGTGTTCACCCTCTCATGGTACACCTGCATGGTGGTGCAGGCATCTCCATTGCGATATCGAGTGACCTGACGGGTCCGACGGACAAAGTGGTAGCTGATGGCCTTCCACCAAATGCAGGGTTGGGCCTGTCTCATGCGCAGCATGCGCTCGTACACGCTGTCCACGTCTGCTTTGCTCTGCAGCTCGCTCCTCGCTCTGCAGTGCCAGCACTCCACCATGTATAAGACGTAGAGCATGAGCAGGAAGGCCAGAGGGATGTAGATGTAGCCGCCAGAGCAGGGGCTATCATGGTAGATCATTGAGTGTCCGCTGACACCCATCCCAGAGGCGCCCCGCAGGGAGGAGGTGAACGAGGCAGAGAATGAGGAGGTGAGGGCCGAATTGAAGCTGATTTTGGTGACCCGGGTCAGCTGGCACCAGGCCACGGCGCCCAGGCAGCTGTACATGAGCAGAGAGAGCAGCAGGCAGCGCCAATGGGACTCCCGGCACACACAGGAACCGAGGGACTGCTTCACAGGATGCTgctgcagagagagaaagagtaaTGAAGAAAAGGCACTCAGAGCAATGAGGCCATTAAACCTGGCGACGACAAGCAGTAGAAATGCAAATGAACGGGGCAGCACTGGCCAGGCTTTCCTATACCTAAGCATAAAGTAAATCAAAATAAAGAAAGCGCAGTGGAGTTCACTCAACCACGTAGTGTCCCTGGGAGGCTGTGAGTCAAAGCAGCcgacataaataaacacaaggtgTTTTCACACATCGATCCAGTTTTTGCCCAATATTATGTATTTTCAAATTTCATTTTGACTCAAATGTATTGACTCATACTTAACGTAACTATATCTAATTTGAGCTATCTCTGGGCGTTCTGCTGCATACGTAGtcttttttaatattttcaatTATTGTATTATTTTGACTTGAGTACAATTTGAAATACTATTGTACAGCATGTTCTTTATGTACATGTGTTTTTATTGGATTGTTGTCTATAGATAAGTTGCATTTTCTGCTTATGTTGTGGGCTTTTTCGTCTTTTACCCAAGAAATACATCGAAATATTTCTCCCAGCACAGCTTAAAATAAACACACATGTTGAAGTATTCAGATTTTTTTCAAGCATCTCTGCACTACACGTATCTGTAGTAGAGTATTTGGTGGATAGCTCGGGGCAGAGAAACAGAAAGTGCTCACACTTGCAATACTGACCACAGGTTTAATTGTCCCATTCACACTTGTTATTGTTATTTAATCAGTAACACAAACTGTAAAATATGCTAGTGCGTAACCCTTTATTAttacagagatcaaaaatattGCAACAATTAACGTGTGAATCTTCAAGGAGGCTAGTTTAGgaattcaaaataaatgtgATCCCACCTtcaaacatttttttctccaaaagactATGATATTTTGTCCTGATCTTGTGGTGGCCATGGTCCTCATGAGATCCTGTGTTCTTGTTGGCTACCTCTGGTGTTTTATGGAGTGAAGCAATTTATGCTGACAACCAGCCCATCCATTACTGCGCTGACACAGGGGTGGGATGTCTCTTTGCCGGTTCCACCTCGGTTATGTATGGGGAAAACAGGGATGCATGTCTATAGTACCAGAGGATGGACTTTCCAGTTGTCCAGGCTTTCTGACTGCAGATTGGACAGATTGTAACAATGTTAGATGATGTTGTTTTATCATGTTTGTAAGTGCAAATCTAGCCCTTCAATTTAACGTTAAACTAATTTAACTAAATATGCGGGCAGATGCATATCTGCAGTAAGAATTAGCAGTTACATGGACACTGGATCTGATGGAAGACAACTCGTGCTCTCTTACTATCTGTGCATGGCTGGCTGCACAGAGCCAGTCCCCCAGATGGAATCAAAGTAATAACTCTATGACAGTAAAGTCTGAGGCATGaaggagcaaacacagacatgcaTCTAAAGATCAACACTTAAAATCATGGATatgactttatttatttattattgtatattataCAATATTTGCAGCTTAAGAACTCTCTTTAGGAATAAATTGAATGCATTATGAGAATATCTATCCATGGATTCTTGTGTCACTGAAATTGATTCTTCTCACGAGCAGAGAGGCTGTTTGGCTGCAGGTAAGGTTGCACTGAGAGGATGTCAATCCTCTCTCAGTgcaagtactccggtgtgaacgcgcctataatAAAGGATTTATGTTTCAAGAGGACACAGAGATCAGAATGCATAGGATATAAATCCAAATTCGGAAGGGATTTTATACAATAAGCTTGATGAACTTGCATCTTCAATTGGGCTTATTTGCATTGCACAACAACAATGTTTATGGATCAgaatgtattttaattattaaaagTAATCGATTGATCAGAACTATTCATAGCTGATATTTCAAAGGCTTTTGTTCAAAATTCTAAATGAACGTGAGGTAGGTGTACACCTACCTCCTCCGGGACATCACTCTCTGCCGGTGAGTTCTGCTcatcctcctgctcctcttcctccgcCTCAGTGAGAGCATCGTTGACCGCCGTGTCCTCCGCAGAGTCCGGATCGGAGGAGAGCATGCTGCACTTTTTCGCATGTCAGAGACAGATTATAAACTCACTCCTTTTTCTTCACTTGCACTAGCTGTCTTGCTCCCCCTTTGTGCGCCCCCTTCAGCTCCACGGCGTCTGGGCCGGAGCCAgcgggctgctgctgctgcacggAGCGGGGGTCCCGCGGTGGTCCCGCCTGACCGGGCACAAGGGGGCGGGGTTGAGGGATTTCACCGCagcaaagacaacagcagttaaCCATGATGCAGTCGGCGAGGCTTGTTGTCAGTGGCCAGTTTAAATTACCTAATTACATCCATAACTTATTGCACAATGTTCATCCAGATGCACGAGCGTTCTACGCGTTACACGACATAAAATAGCGACGATTCGTTAAACTGTTCACCGAAAATGCAGATAAAAGGCGTATGC
The sequence above is drawn from the Pseudochaenichthys georgianus chromosome 22, fPseGeo1.2, whole genome shotgun sequence genome and encodes:
- the LOC117467416 gene encoding transmembrane protein 151B isoform X2, which translates into the protein MLSSDPDSAEDTAVNDALTEAEEEEQEDEQNSPAESDVPEEHPVKQSLGSCVCRESHWRCLLLSLLMYSCLGAVAWCQLTRVTKISFNSALTSSFSASFTSSLRGASGMGVSGHSMIYHDSPCSGGYIYIPLAFLLMLYVLYMVECWHCRARSELQSKADVDSVYERMLRMRQAQPCIWWKAISYHFVRRTRQVTRYRNGDACTTMQVYHERVNTHVAEGEFDFGRCGMKDVSCDLMGLEGLPATRLRFTKCFSFTEAGPENDYLNQRARFFSEIEGLDDYMEAREGMQLKNVDFRENLIAYVDPDRLPWYSSQVAFWLAALLMLSWPLRVLIEYRTAYVHYRIEKLFGLEYSPSPLDEDRPNTGCVIPRVDTLDSTEMEWHIRCNRQVIPSYSEAILINMSTADSNSLPDTECNSSSNCFLLEGSQTTQSYGTLQSQEDCEQCREPTEGGDGGGRRRFVTSSSCSSIFSCRGALLHSHLSSDTSRFSLCRMYGSHRTVALWGSRSSNLTDTCCVEEPCCRSDSSQLALSDSPPTYRDARFFPVLIVHRPEGCGGEDGREVRRYYIRRGSSFVETDL
- the LOC117467416 gene encoding transmembrane protein 151B isoform X1 — encoded protein: MLSSDPDSAEDTAVNDALTEAEEEEQEDEQNSPAESDVPEEQHPVKQSLGSCVCRESHWRCLLLSLLMYSCLGAVAWCQLTRVTKISFNSALTSSFSASFTSSLRGASGMGVSGHSMIYHDSPCSGGYIYIPLAFLLMLYVLYMVECWHCRARSELQSKADVDSVYERMLRMRQAQPCIWWKAISYHFVRRTRQVTRYRNGDACTTMQVYHERVNTHVAEGEFDFGRCGMKDVSCDLMGLEGLPATRLRFTKCFSFTEAGPENDYLNQRARFFSEIEGLDDYMEAREGMQLKNVDFRENLIAYVDPDRLPWYSSQVAFWLAALLMLSWPLRVLIEYRTAYVHYRIEKLFGLEYSPSPLDEDRPNTGCVIPRVDTLDSTEMEWHIRCNRQVIPSYSEAILINMSTADSNSLPDTECNSSSNCFLLEGSQTTQSYGTLQSQEDCEQCREPTEGGDGGGRRRFVTSSSCSSIFSCRGALLHSHLSSDTSRFSLCRMYGSHRTVALWGSRSSNLTDTCCVEEPCCRSDSSQLALSDSPPTYRDARFFPVLIVHRPEGCGGEDGREVRRYYIRRGSSFVETDL